One Methylomarinovum tepidoasis DNA window includes the following coding sequences:
- a CDS encoding heavy-metal-associated domain-containing protein yields the protein MLRGAILITVLTLGWLPLSPAAVAPEAARPLQQVTLTVKNMSCAMCKYTVENALKQVEGVQSAKVDMARGTAEVVFDPARVSPERLAQAVSDAGYPAAVKR from the coding sequence ATGTTGCGAGGTGCGATTCTGATAACGGTTCTGACGCTGGGATGGCTCCCGCTCTCTCCTGCGGCGGTGGCGCCGGAAGCCGCCCGGCCGCTGCAGCAGGTGACCCTGACGGTGAAGAACATGAGCTGCGCCATGTGCAAATACACAGTGGAGAACGCCCTCAAGCAGGTGGAGGGGGTGCAGTCCGCCAAGGTGGACATGGCGCGGGGAACCGCGGAGGTAGTGTTCGATCCGGCCCGGGTGTCGCCGGAGCGGCTGGCCCAGGCGGTCAGCGATGCCGGCTATCCGGCAGCGGTGAAGCGGTAG
- the hemH gene encoding ferrochelatase, translated as MSRAVLLVNLGTPAAPTPRAVRRYLREFLGDRRVVPLPRALWLPLLYGVIAPLRSPQVAKAYRGIWMAEGSPLAVYSRRLAESLAREAGLPVVLAMRYGESDMETAVKELLRQGVRKLTVIPLYPQYSQTTTASVFDRLTEILARLPVQPDFCFRSDYHDHPAYIEAVAGSIRDFWKRQGRPEKLLLSFHGLPEKSRRQGDPYYDQCVTSARLIAEALGLGTDDWMLVFQSRFGPARWLEPYCVEILQRLPQQGVRSVDVVCPGFAVDCLETLEEIAGTNREIFLQAGGGRYRYIPALNDSPRHLALMRTLAEERHERLA; from the coding sequence GTGAGCCGCGCCGTTCTGCTGGTCAACCTGGGAACGCCGGCGGCGCCGACGCCGAGGGCGGTGCGCCGCTATCTGCGGGAATTTCTGGGCGACAGACGAGTGGTGCCGCTGCCGCGGGCGCTCTGGCTGCCGCTGCTGTATGGCGTCATCGCCCCGCTGCGGTCGCCGCAGGTCGCCAAGGCCTACCGCGGCATCTGGATGGCCGAAGGCTCCCCGCTGGCGGTGTATTCCCGCCGGTTGGCCGAGTCGCTGGCACGGGAGGCTGGTTTGCCGGTGGTGCTGGCGATGCGTTACGGGGAGTCGGATATGGAAACGGCGGTGAAGGAACTGCTGCGTCAGGGCGTGCGGAAGCTGACCGTCATTCCGCTTTATCCCCAGTATTCCCAGACCACCACCGCCTCGGTGTTCGACCGCCTGACGGAGATTCTCGCCCGGCTGCCGGTCCAGCCCGATTTCTGTTTCCGCAGCGACTATCATGACCATCCCGCCTACATCGAAGCGGTGGCCGGCAGCATCCGCGACTTCTGGAAGCGTCAGGGCAGGCCGGAGAAGCTGCTGCTGTCGTTCCACGGCCTGCCGGAAAAAAGCCGTCGCCAGGGGGATCCTTATTACGACCAGTGCGTCACCAGCGCCCGCCTGATCGCCGAGGCTTTGGGGCTCGGCACCGATGACTGGATGCTGGTGTTCCAGTCCCGCTTCGGTCCGGCCCGCTGGCTGGAACCCTATTGTGTCGAGATCCTGCAACGCCTGCCGCAGCAGGGGGTCCGGTCCGTGGACGTGGTCTGCCCCGGGTTTGCGGTGGATTGCCTGGAGACGCTGGAGGAGATCGCCGGCACCAACCGGGAGATCTTCCTCCAGGCGGGGGGAGGGCGGTACCGCTATATCCCCGCCCTCAACGATTCCCCGCGTCATCTTGCCTTGATGCGGACTTTGGCCGAGGAGCGTCATGAAAGACTTGCGTGA
- a CDS encoding class I SAM-dependent methyltransferase has product MNANTEQAEARMPRRSLVSHLRGLIYDHTFAKLTIDWYRAVLERLPAGAVVLDVGIGTGGAVAANATLIRRKALKILGIDIDPDYVTRCRQALERAGLSGQVKVQLESVYDHQGGPYDAVYFSGSFMLLPDPVTALAHVLSLLKPEGRVYFTQTFHERRSPLAEKIKPMLHKVTTIHFGQVTYWDDFRRVAEAADAEVVDNVVLGRMRNATFRLIEVKPRTAA; this is encoded by the coding sequence ATGAACGCCAATACCGAGCAAGCCGAAGCCCGTATGCCGCGCCGTTCCCTCGTCAGCCATCTGCGCGGTTTGATTTACGATCACACTTTCGCCAAACTGACCATCGACTGGTACCGGGCGGTCCTGGAACGGCTGCCAGCCGGGGCGGTGGTGCTAGACGTCGGTATCGGCACCGGCGGGGCGGTGGCGGCCAACGCCACGCTGATCCGACGCAAGGCGTTGAAAATCCTAGGTATCGATATCGACCCGGACTACGTGACCCGCTGCCGCCAGGCCCTCGAGCGCGCCGGTCTGAGCGGGCAAGTCAAAGTGCAGCTGGAGTCGGTTTACGATCACCAGGGCGGTCCCTATGATGCGGTCTACTTCAGCGGCAGTTTCATGCTGTTGCCGGACCCGGTCACTGCGCTCGCGCACGTGCTTTCCCTGCTCAAACCCGAAGGGCGGGTCTATTTCACCCAGACCTTCCATGAGCGTCGTTCGCCGCTGGCGGAAAAGATCAAGCCGATGCTGCACAAGGTGACGACCATCCATTTCGGCCAGGTCACCTATTGGGACGATTTCCGCAGGGTCGCTGAAGCGGCCGACGCCGAGGTGGTCGATAACGTGGTGCTCGGGCGGATGCGTAATGCGACCTTTCGCCTGATCGAGGTCAAACCCCGCACTGCCGCCTGA
- a CDS encoding NUDIX hydrolase, whose product MPRPQTPLLAADVIIELGDRPGRPIVLIERKYPPAGWAIPGGFVEIGETVERAALREMVEETGLKVRLLALLGVYSDPRRDPRGHTVTVVFVGEAAGMPRAADDARTVIVVDPDRPPRPLAFDHAGVLADYRRFRESGRPAPLRPNGWERWPL is encoded by the coding sequence ATGCCAAGGCCGCAGACGCCCCTGCTCGCCGCCGACGTGATCATCGAGCTGGGCGACCGCCCGGGGCGGCCGATCGTGCTCATCGAACGCAAGTATCCGCCGGCAGGGTGGGCCATCCCGGGTGGTTTCGTCGAGATCGGTGAAACCGTGGAGCGGGCGGCTTTGCGGGAGATGGTCGAGGAGACCGGCCTGAAGGTGCGGCTTTTGGCGTTGCTCGGGGTGTATTCCGATCCCCGCCGCGATCCCCGCGGTCATACCGTGACCGTGGTCTTCGTCGGGGAAGCCGCCGGCATGCCACGGGCGGCCGACGATGCCCGCACGGTAATCGTCGTCGATCCCGATCGGCCGCCCCGGCCGCTGGCCTTCGACCATGCCGGCGTGCTGGCCGACTACCGCCGTTTCCGCGAAAGCGGTCGGCCGGCGCCGCTGCGTCCCAACGGCTGGGAGCGATGGCCGCTCTGA
- a CDS encoding type II toxin-antitoxin system RatA family toxin has translation MKTIHRSALVRYPAMKMFELVDDIEAYPEFLPWCRRSRILRREGDVVEAELEISRGAFQQAFATRNVNVPGQEIRMTLLHGPFSHLEGLWRFQPLREDASKISLELSFEMNSRLGALAFGAVFNQICETMVGAFTQRARQRYG, from the coding sequence ATGAAGACCATTCACCGCAGTGCCCTGGTCCGCTATCCGGCCATGAAGATGTTCGAACTGGTGGACGACATTGAAGCCTATCCCGAATTTCTGCCCTGGTGCCGCCGCAGCCGCATTCTCCGCCGCGAGGGCGATGTGGTGGAGGCGGAGCTGGAGATCTCCCGCGGCGCCTTCCAGCAGGCTTTCGCCACCCGCAACGTCAACGTACCCGGGCAGGAGATCCGCATGACCCTGCTGCACGGCCCCTTCAGCCATCTGGAGGGGCTGTGGCGGTTCCAGCCCCTGCGCGAGGACGCCAGCAAGATCAGCCTGGAGCTGAGCTTCGAGATGAATTCCCGTCTGGGGGCGTTGGCTTTCGGGGCGGTGTTCAATCAGATCTGTGAAACCATGGTCGGCGCCTTCACTCAGCGGGCCCGGCAGCGCTATGGCTGA
- a CDS encoding mercuric transporter MerT family protein, giving the protein MATEMQTGTTKVEKTAAPKWFGVGAVLAAVGASLCCVGPFVLVLLGVGGSWMSSLVALSPYRPLFIVLTLALLGGAFYRLYLQPCGEGAACAAPQVRRRQRLVFWILTVAILALIAFPWYAPWFLD; this is encoded by the coding sequence ATGGCGACCGAGATGCAAACCGGAACGACCAAGGTGGAGAAGACCGCCGCGCCCAAGTGGTTCGGCGTCGGCGCGGTGCTGGCGGCTGTGGGCGCCTCCCTTTGCTGCGTGGGGCCGTTCGTCCTGGTGCTGCTGGGCGTGGGGGGCAGCTGGATGAGTTCGTTGGTGGCGTTGTCGCCTTACCGCCCGTTGTTCATCGTCCTGACCCTGGCGTTACTCGGCGGCGCCTTTTACAGGCTCTATCTGCAACCCTGTGGGGAAGGGGCCGCCTGTGCTGCACCACAGGTCCGGCGGCGGCAGCGCTTAGTCTTCTGGATTCTGACCGTGGCGATCCTGGCTCTGATCGCCTTCCCCTGGTATGCCCCCTGGTTTCTCGACTGA
- the mrcB gene encoding penicillin-binding protein 1B produces MTKASRRRRAVEKRRPQPSLWRRWLRQLLWGSLACAALVGALYLAYLDYRVRHQFEGRRWTLPASVYAVPVELYPGAAFSLAETEHLLTLLNYRRDRHLGSQGSYYRRRQALTLRTRAFRFPDGPEDSQRLRVRFRSHRIAAIEDLDHGGRVPLLRLEPVQIGSFYPAHKEDRILVKLDQVPPLLIQTLLAVEDRDFYRHHGLSPRAIARALWADLRAGRIVQGGSTLTQQLVKNFFLSSERRLTRKLNEALMALILEARYDKDEILEAYLNEIYLGQDGARAIHGFGLASEYYFSRSLGELQLPHIALLVGLVRGPAYYDPRRHPERALKRRNLVLDILHRQGIIDDLSWKQAKRQPLDVTPYFHRPSARYPAFLDLVKRQLRLEYPEEALTSEGLKIFTTLDIRVQDTLERTVGEVLPRLEKGYHIKGLQTAAVVTRRGSGEIVAFLGGRDPRQAGFNRAIDSVRPVGSLIKPAVYLTALMQPERYTLITSIPDTPVRLRNPDGTFWRPHNYDRKVHGQVPLHTALAHSYNLATVHLGMEVGLSHVARTVRRLGVSRPLKLYPSMLLGAASLTPLEVAQMYQTLANQGFAMPLRAIQAILANDGTPLQRYPLALKQTLDSGPVYLLDTVLEEVMTAGTGSSAYRILPKTLTVAGKTGTTNGLRDSWFAGFSGDYLAVTWIGRDDNRPTRLTGARGALQIWARLFARIARKPLQLPVPETVEWVWIDPQTGRRADDQCPGAQRFPFIAGSAPEAPAPCLQRRPEPAPLPGWLRRWF; encoded by the coding sequence ATGACCAAAGCCTCCCGGCGTCGGCGCGCCGTGGAAAAACGCCGCCCGCAGCCTTCCCTTTGGCGACGTTGGCTGCGGCAACTGCTTTGGGGGTCGCTGGCCTGCGCCGCGCTTGTCGGCGCTCTCTATCTGGCCTATCTGGACTACCGGGTCCGGCACCAATTCGAAGGCCGGCGCTGGACGCTGCCGGCCAGCGTGTACGCCGTTCCGGTCGAGCTTTACCCGGGAGCCGCCTTTTCGCTGGCGGAAACCGAACACCTGCTGACCCTGCTGAACTATCGCCGCGACCGCCATCTGGGCAGCCAGGGCAGCTACTACCGTCGGCGCCAGGCGCTGACCCTCAGGACACGGGCGTTTCGTTTCCCAGACGGCCCCGAAGACAGCCAGCGGCTCCGGGTGCGCTTTCGCAGCCACCGCATCGCCGCCATCGAGGACCTCGACCACGGCGGTAGGGTGCCGCTGCTGAGGCTGGAACCGGTCCAGATCGGCAGCTTCTATCCCGCCCACAAGGAAGACCGCATTCTGGTCAAGCTGGATCAGGTGCCGCCGCTGCTGATCCAGACGTTGCTGGCGGTGGAAGACCGGGACTTCTACCGGCACCACGGGCTTTCCCCCCGCGCCATCGCCCGGGCCCTGTGGGCCGATCTGCGTGCGGGCCGAATCGTCCAGGGGGGTAGCACCCTGACCCAGCAGCTGGTGAAGAATTTCTTCCTGTCCTCGGAGCGGCGCCTGACCCGCAAGCTCAACGAGGCGCTGATGGCGCTGATTCTGGAGGCCCGCTATGACAAGGACGAGATCCTCGAAGCCTATCTGAACGAAATCTACCTGGGCCAGGACGGCGCCCGGGCGATCCACGGCTTCGGTCTGGCGAGCGAATACTACTTCAGCCGCAGCCTGGGCGAACTGCAATTGCCTCACATCGCCCTGCTCGTCGGTCTGGTGCGGGGACCGGCCTACTACGATCCGCGCCGCCACCCCGAAAGGGCATTGAAACGGCGCAACCTGGTCCTCGACATCCTTCACCGTCAGGGTATCATCGACGACCTAAGCTGGAAACAGGCCAAACGCCAGCCCCTGGACGTCACCCCCTATTTCCACCGCCCCAGCGCCCGCTATCCCGCCTTCCTCGACCTGGTGAAACGCCAGCTACGGCTGGAATATCCCGAAGAAGCGTTGACATCGGAGGGGCTCAAAATCTTCACCACCCTCGACATCCGCGTCCAGGACACCCTGGAACGGACCGTCGGCGAGGTGCTGCCGCGGCTGGAAAAGGGCTACCACATCAAAGGACTACAGACCGCTGCCGTGGTCACCCGCCGCGGCAGCGGTGAAATCGTCGCCTTCCTCGGTGGCCGCGATCCGCGCCAGGCCGGCTTCAACCGGGCCATCGACAGCGTACGTCCGGTCGGCTCCCTCATCAAACCGGCCGTCTATCTGACCGCCCTGATGCAGCCCGAACGCTACACCCTGATCACCTCAATCCCGGACACCCCGGTACGGCTCAGAAACCCCGACGGCACCTTTTGGCGGCCCCACAACTACGACCGCAAGGTCCACGGCCAGGTCCCCCTGCACACCGCCCTGGCCCATTCCTACAATCTGGCCACGGTGCACCTGGGGATGGAGGTGGGCCTCTCCCACGTGGCGCGCACGGTACGCCGGCTGGGGGTCAGCCGCCCCCTCAAGCTCTATCCCTCGATGCTGCTGGGGGCGGCGTCGCTGACCCCGCTGGAAGTGGCCCAGATGTATCAGACCCTGGCCAATCAGGGCTTCGCCATGCCGCTCAGGGCCATTCAGGCGATCCTGGCCAACGACGGCACGCCACTGCAACGCTATCCCCTGGCCCTGAAGCAAACCCTCGACAGCGGTCCCGTCTATCTGCTCGACACCGTGCTGGAGGAAGTGATGACCGCAGGCACCGGCAGCAGCGCCTACCGCATCCTGCCGAAGACGCTGACGGTGGCCGGCAAGACCGGCACCACCAACGGCCTGCGCGACAGCTGGTTCGCGGGTTTCAGCGGCGATTACCTGGCGGTCACCTGGATCGGCCGCGACGACAACCGCCCCACCCGTCTGACCGGCGCCCGCGGGGCCTTGCAGATCTGGGCCAGGCTGTTCGCCCGTATCGCCCGCAAGCCGCTGCAGCTGCCGGTTCCCGAGACGGTGGAATGGGTTTGGATCGATCCGCAAACGGGAAGACGGGCCGACGACCAGTGTCCAGGAGCGCAGCGTTTTCCCTTCATCGCAGGCTCGGCGCCCGAAGCGCCCGCCCCCTGTCTGCAGCGCCGCCCGGAACCTGCACCGCTGCCCGGCTGGCTGCGCCGCTGGTTCTAA
- a CDS encoding outer membrane protein assembly factor BamE gives MMKKHLIIIACLATQVTGCVYKIDVQQGNIVTQKQVDQLRPGMTPNQVRYVLGSPLLDDVFFPQRWDYVYSFRKGGGAMELQRLTVFFEDQRLTGLQGDFRPHPSKGLAEPEIVTVEVPPRQRQRGIFEIIGGFFRHLF, from the coding sequence ATGATGAAAAAGCATCTCATTATTATCGCCTGTTTGGCAACCCAGGTCACCGGTTGCGTTTACAAAATCGACGTTCAACAGGGAAACATCGTCACCCAGAAGCAGGTCGATCAGCTGCGGCCGGGCATGACCCCCAACCAGGTCCGCTACGTCCTCGGCAGTCCCCTATTGGATGACGTCTTCTTCCCCCAGCGCTGGGACTACGTCTACAGCTTTCGCAAAGGCGGCGGGGCGATGGAGCTGCAACGCCTGACGGTCTTTTTCGAGGATCAGCGCCTCACAGGCCTGCAGGGCGATTTCCGTCCCCACCCCAGCAAGGGACTGGCCGAACCGGAAATCGTCACCGTGGAGGTGCCGCCGCGGCAGCGCCAGCGGGGCATCTTTGAGATCATCGGCGGTTTCTTCCGCCACCTGTTCTAG
- the fur gene encoding ferric iron uptake transcriptional regulator, which translates to MESQDLRNAGLKVTLPRMKILEILERQQGARHLSAEDVYRMLLDEGEKIGLATVYRVLTQFEAAGLVRRHYFEGGNSVFELNRGGHHDHLVCLRCGRIDEFTDEEIEARQRRIAERLGYALEDHSLILYGICPACRKDA; encoded by the coding sequence GTGGAATCTCAAGATCTGCGCAATGCCGGCCTGAAGGTGACCCTGCCGCGCATGAAAATCCTCGAAATCCTCGAACGCCAGCAGGGTGCTCGTCACCTGAGCGCCGAGGATGTTTACCGGATGCTTCTCGACGAGGGGGAGAAGATCGGACTGGCCACCGTCTACCGGGTGTTGACCCAGTTCGAGGCCGCAGGTCTGGTGCGCCGGCATTACTTCGAAGGCGGCAATTCGGTTTTCGAGCTCAACCGCGGTGGGCATCACGATCATCTGGTATGCCTGCGCTGCGGCCGGATCGACGAATTCACCGACGAGGAAATCGAAGCCCGCCAGCGCCGGATCGCCGAGCGGCTGGGCTACGCGCTTGAGGACCATAGCCTGATTCTCTACGGCATCTGCCCCGCCTGTCGAAAGGACGCCTGA
- a CDS encoding RnfH family protein: MADWVEVVYALPEIQVVRRLPWHEGMTVAEAIEACGLTARFPEIDLERQPVGVFGRICPLTRELRPGERVEIYRPLRCDPKEARRLRVRQPRTGGGRNRR, encoded by the coding sequence ATGGCTGACTGGGTGGAAGTGGTCTACGCTTTGCCGGAGATCCAGGTGGTGCGTCGTCTGCCCTGGCATGAGGGGATGACGGTGGCCGAGGCGATCGAAGCCTGCGGCCTGACGGCGCGTTTCCCGGAGATCGACCTCGAACGACAGCCGGTTGGCGTTTTCGGCCGGATCTGCCCGTTGACACGCGAATTGCGGCCTGGGGAACGGGTGGAGATCTACCGTCCGCTGCGGTGTGATCCCAAGGAGGCCCGGCGCCTGCGGGTGCGGCAGCCTAGAACAGGTGGCGGAAGAAACCGCCGATGA
- a CDS encoding MerR family transcriptional regulator, with amino-acid sequence MAALTIGALARRAGVHVETIRYYQRLGLLPVPERPPSGFRRYREADLQRLRFIKRAQRMGFSLREIGELLRLEQADCRQVQQLAEQKLAQVEARLAELERLRTVLAEAVGSCRKQPTSGCELLRRLLADEA; translated from the coding sequence ATGGCCGCTCTGACCATCGGCGCGCTGGCGCGTCGTGCCGGCGTTCACGTGGAAACCATCCGTTACTACCAGCGCTTGGGATTGCTGCCCGTTCCGGAAAGGCCCCCGTCCGGTTTTCGCCGCTACCGGGAAGCGGACTTGCAGCGCCTGCGCTTCATCAAGCGGGCCCAGCGTATGGGTTTCAGCCTGCGGGAAATCGGCGAACTGCTCCGTTTGGAACAGGCCGATTGCCGTCAGGTCCAACAACTGGCGGAACAAAAACTGGCCCAGGTGGAGGCCAGGTTGGCGGAGCTGGAGCGTCTGCGGACGGTACTGGCCGAGGCCGTCGGCAGCTGTAGAAAGCAACCGACTTCCGGGTGCGAGCTGTTGCGCCGTTTGCTGGCGGACGAGGCTTGA
- a CDS encoding HDOD domain-containing protein, which produces MNHTPPNSWETGLDIDSLLRGDVQLASSPEIYRKLCQIIEDPRKTVRDAEQVIEHDPGVSARLLRLVNSAFYGFPRQIVSIAHAISLIGMEALRQLVLATTVIERFGRYANPLMEMRVFWHMSVWGALLARELGRHSRMEPDLEPLFVCGLLHEIGRLVIYAKIPELARAALLLAEGGAFDETEAERLTYGFDHYQLAAELARRWQLPQVIVTTLAWHGRPEEAEDFREQTAIVTASLVLSRNKVLGLGIEKLPPHYKEWLALAAVSDAALEQAQAQADEQFDAVSNLLLGS; this is translated from the coding sequence ATGAACCATACGCCACCGAACTCCTGGGAAACGGGGCTCGACATTGACAGTCTGCTTCGGGGGGACGTGCAACTGGCCTCGTCGCCGGAGATCTATCGCAAACTCTGCCAGATCATCGAGGACCCCCGCAAGACGGTACGGGACGCCGAGCAGGTGATCGAGCACGATCCCGGCGTGAGCGCCCGGCTGTTGCGCTTGGTCAACAGCGCTTTTTATGGGTTTCCGAGGCAGATCGTTTCCATCGCCCACGCCATTTCTCTCATCGGCATGGAGGCGTTGCGCCAGTTGGTGCTGGCGACCACCGTTATCGAGCGTTTCGGCCGCTACGCCAATCCGCTGATGGAGATGCGGGTCTTCTGGCACATGAGCGTTTGGGGCGCCCTGTTGGCGCGAGAACTGGGGCGTCACAGCAGGATGGAACCGGATCTTGAGCCGTTGTTCGTCTGCGGGTTGCTGCACGAGATCGGCCGTCTGGTGATCTATGCCAAGATTCCCGAGCTGGCCCGGGCCGCATTGCTGCTGGCCGAAGGCGGCGCGTTCGACGAAACCGAAGCGGAGCGCCTCACCTATGGCTTCGACCATTATCAACTGGCCGCGGAACTGGCGCGGCGCTGGCAATTGCCCCAGGTGATCGTCACCACCCTGGCTTGGCACGGGCGCCCCGAGGAAGCGGAGGACTTCCGGGAGCAGACCGCCATCGTCACCGCCTCCCTGGTCCTGAGCCGGAACAAGGTATTGGGGCTGGGCATCGAGAAACTCCCTCCACATTACAAAGAATGGCTCGCCCTGGCGGCGGTTTCCGATGCGGCTTTGGAACAGGCGCAAGCCCAGGCGGACGAACAGTTCGACGCGGTTTCCAATCTGCTGCTGGGAAGCTGA
- the smpB gene encoding SsrA-binding protein SmpB translates to MASKKKNKDSGNVIAVNRRARHDYFIEETYEAGLALEGWEVKSLRAGRASLAESYVLIKDGEAWLFGAHITPLPSASTHVQADPTRTRKLLLHKQELHKLIGQVERRGYTLVPLKLYWKKNWVKLEIGLAKGKKLYDKRAVERERDWQREKQRLVKQTR, encoded by the coding sequence ATGGCCAGCAAGAAAAAAAACAAGGATTCCGGCAACGTCATCGCCGTCAACCGGCGCGCGCGGCACGACTATTTCATCGAGGAAACCTACGAGGCCGGATTGGCCCTGGAGGGCTGGGAGGTCAAGAGCCTGCGCGCCGGCCGGGCCAGCCTGGCGGAGAGCTACGTCCTCATCAAGGACGGCGAGGCCTGGCTGTTCGGCGCCCACATCACCCCGCTGCCCTCGGCCTCGACCCACGTGCAAGCGGATCCCACCCGCACCCGCAAGCTGTTGCTGCACAAGCAGGAGCTGCACAAGCTCATCGGCCAGGTGGAACGGCGCGGCTACACGCTGGTGCCGCTGAAGCTGTACTGGAAGAAGAATTGGGTCAAGCTGGAAATTGGCCTTGCCAAGGGCAAGAAGCTTTACGACAAGCGCGCCGTCGAGCGTGAACGCGACTGGCAGCGGGAGAAACAACGTCTCGTCAAGCAGACCCGGTAA
- a CDS encoding EAL domain-containing response regulator: protein MPSPAALAFNKRILIAEANEHHARQIHQILSQHGFSRLESVGDGKALRKLLQQTKPCDIGLLILSLELEDCDIVALCRSLADEQGEYRIPVVVLFDPKRIEAPHLKDLMALQGAGVTLVEKPIRAQEFLPLVQLSLILKHERDHTLAQQERILTELAEHKILEARLKYLILHDELTGVGNRRQLEQTLQLALHRCQAYKQPAALLYLDIDRFNVINDLEGHDSGDRLLVELVNVIRQQLQGKYELARIGADEFCLYLPNCDRHQALATGEKIRQAVESFRFLTSNDCYHISISIGVALLEPGGPPKHPNELLAQAHQACYIAKNRGRNLVNLYDPKDMTATHFHDIQWVPLIREALRHDRFFLVFQPVIRISDGLVSHYEVLLRLRREDGEILTPERFIPVAERMGLIHAIDLWVVEHAIDFLASLPQNQSHLALTINLSGHAFQNRQLLPLLEEKLKATWVPAKRLIFEITETATITNFERTREMIAKLGALGCRFALDDFGTGFNSFEHLKNIPVHYIKIDGQFVLNLPHDPTDRMLVEAMVKIAHNLGKQVIAEFVETPEILQLLHQLGVDYAQGFLMGKPELQLLPGNSVPLQPFLDSDPRQHQLNH from the coding sequence ATGCCATCGCCTGCCGCCCTCGCCTTCAACAAACGGATTCTGATTGCGGAAGCCAACGAACACCACGCCCGGCAAATCCATCAGATTCTGTCCCAGCACGGCTTTTCCCGCCTGGAAAGCGTGGGCGACGGCAAGGCGTTGAGAAAGCTGCTGCAACAGACCAAACCCTGCGACATCGGCCTTCTCATCCTCAGCCTCGAACTGGAAGACTGCGACATCGTGGCGCTGTGCCGCTCCCTGGCCGACGAGCAAGGCGAATACCGCATCCCCGTCGTCGTGCTTTTCGATCCCAAACGCATCGAGGCACCGCACCTCAAAGACCTGATGGCGCTCCAGGGCGCCGGCGTCACTCTGGTGGAGAAACCGATCCGGGCTCAGGAATTCCTGCCTCTGGTGCAACTGTCGTTGATTCTCAAGCATGAACGCGATCATACCCTGGCCCAACAGGAACGAATCCTCACCGAGCTGGCGGAACACAAAATTCTCGAGGCCCGCCTCAAATACCTGATCCTGCACGACGAACTCACCGGGGTGGGCAACCGCCGCCAGCTGGAGCAAACCCTGCAGCTGGCGCTGCATCGCTGTCAGGCCTACAAGCAGCCGGCCGCCCTCCTATATCTGGACATCGACCGCTTCAACGTCATCAACGATCTGGAGGGCCACGACAGTGGTGACCGTCTCCTGGTCGAGCTGGTCAACGTCATCCGCCAGCAGCTACAGGGAAAATACGAGCTGGCCCGTATCGGTGCGGACGAATTCTGCCTCTATCTGCCCAACTGTGACCGCCACCAGGCCCTGGCCACCGGGGAAAAGATCCGCCAGGCGGTGGAATCCTTCCGTTTCCTGACCTCCAACGACTGCTACCACATTTCCATCAGCATCGGCGTCGCCCTGCTCGAGCCCGGCGGCCCGCCCAAGCATCCCAACGAACTGTTGGCCCAGGCCCATCAGGCCTGTTACATCGCCAAAAACCGGGGCCGCAACCTAGTCAACCTGTACGATCCCAAGGACATGACCGCCACCCACTTCCACGACATCCAGTGGGTGCCCCTGATCCGCGAAGCGCTGCGTCACGACCGCTTCTTCCTGGTGTTCCAGCCGGTGATCCGCATCAGCGACGGGCTCGTCAGCCATTACGAGGTACTGCTGCGCCTGCGCCGGGAAGACGGCGAGATCCTGACGCCGGAGCGCTTCATCCCGGTGGCCGAACGCATGGGGCTGATCCACGCCATCGATCTGTGGGTGGTCGAGCACGCCATCGACTTTCTCGCCAGCCTGCCCCAAAACCAGTCACATCTGGCCCTGACGATCAATCTGTCCGGCCACGCGTTTCAGAACCGCCAGCTGCTGCCGCTGCTGGAGGAAAAGCTCAAGGCCACCTGGGTTCCCGCCAAAAGGCTGATCTTCGAAATCACCGAAACCGCCACCATCACCAATTTCGAGCGCACCCGGGAGATGATCGCCAAACTCGGCGCCCTCGGCTGCCGCTTCGCCCTGGACGATTTCGGCACCGGCTTCAATTCCTTCGAGCACCTGAAGAACATTCCAGTCCATTACATCAAAATCGACGGCCAGTTCGTTCTCAACCTCCCCCACGACCCCACCGACCGCATGCTGGTGGAGGCCATGGTGAAAATCGCCCACAACCTGGGCAAACAGGTGATCGCCGAATTCGTCGAAACGCCAGAGATCTTGCAACTTCTGCACCAGCTGGGGGTCGATTACGCCCAGGGGTTTCTGATGGGGAAGCCGGAACTGCAACTGCTTCCCGGCAACTCCGTTCCCTTGCAACCCTTTCTCGATTCGGATCCCCGGCAACACCAGCTCAACCACTGA